A region from the Pseudonocardia petroleophila genome encodes:
- the coaE gene encoding dephospho-CoA kinase — MLRVGLTGGIGSGKSTVARRLVGRGAVLVDSDALAREVVAAGTDGLAEIVAAFGDGVLTADGDLDRPALASVVFGDADARARLNAIVHPRVRSRSDELIARAPADAIVVQDVPLLVEGGMAPLFPLVVVVHTDAEERVRRLVGQRGMPEADARSRIAAQADDDARRAAADVWLDNGGAPDDLDAAVDALWDGRLVPFEANLRRREPARSAGAVLVDPDPAWPAHAARLAARISAAAGGREVTHIGSTAVPGLPARDVIDLQLSVDALADAAGFRDALADVGFPWRPEIDHDDPTPPGPVRPEQCHGTADPGRPVHLHVRETGSPGWRYALLLRDWLRADRAARDEYLAVTRRAQAESGGDAARYAAVEEPWLDGAAARAEAWAVSSGWAPSLG; from the coding sequence ATGCTGCGCGTGGGGCTGACCGGTGGGATCGGATCGGGCAAGTCGACGGTCGCCCGCCGGCTCGTCGGCCGGGGTGCCGTCCTCGTCGACTCCGACGCGCTGGCCCGCGAGGTCGTCGCGGCCGGCACCGACGGTCTCGCGGAGATCGTCGCGGCGTTCGGCGACGGGGTGCTCACCGCCGACGGCGACCTCGACCGCCCCGCGCTCGCCTCCGTCGTCTTCGGCGACGCCGACGCCCGCGCCCGCCTCAACGCGATCGTGCACCCCCGCGTCCGCTCCCGCTCCGACGAGCTGATCGCGCGGGCGCCCGCCGACGCGATCGTCGTGCAGGACGTGCCGCTGCTCGTCGAAGGGGGGATGGCGCCGCTGTTCCCGCTGGTCGTCGTCGTGCACACCGACGCGGAGGAACGGGTCAGGCGGCTGGTCGGGCAGCGCGGGATGCCCGAGGCCGACGCCCGGTCCCGGATCGCCGCCCAGGCCGACGACGACGCCCGCCGGGCCGCCGCCGACGTCTGGCTCGACAACGGCGGCGCGCCCGACGACCTCGACGCCGCCGTCGACGCCCTGTGGGACGGGCGCCTGGTGCCGTTCGAGGCGAACCTGCGCCGCCGCGAGCCCGCCCGCTCCGCCGGGGCCGTCCTCGTCGACCCGGACCCGGCCTGGCCCGCCCACGCCGCCCGGCTCGCGGCCCGGATCTCCGCGGCGGCGGGCGGGCGTGAGGTCACCCACATCGGATCGACCGCGGTGCCGGGCCTGCCGGCGAGGGACGTGATCGACCTGCAGCTCTCGGTCGACGCGCTGGCCGACGCCGCCGGGTTCCGCGACGCGCTGGCCGACGTCGGGTTCCCGTGGCGCCCGGAGATCGACCACGACGACCCGACGCCGCCCGGCCCCGTCCGGCCGGAGCAGTGCCACGGCACCGCCGACCCCGGACGGCCCGTCCACCTGCACGTCCGCGAGACCGGGTCACCCGGGTGGCGGTACGCGCTGCTGCTGCGCGACTGGCTCCGCGCCGACCGGGCGGCCCGCGACGAGTACCTCGCGGTCACGCGGCGGGCGCAGGCGGAGTCGGGGGGCGACGCCGCGCGGTACGCCGCGGTCGAGGAGCCCTGGCTCGACGGGGCGGCGGCCCGTGCCGAGGCATGGGCAGTATCGTCGGGGTGGGCGCCCTCGTTGGGCTGA